The following proteins come from a genomic window of Nicotiana tomentosiformis chromosome 12, ASM39032v3, whole genome shotgun sequence:
- the LOC138902536 gene encoding uncharacterized protein — protein MKELCKKFIKIEFKHIPRIKNEFTDALATLSSMIHRPDKTYIDPNDIEIRDQHAYCFHVDKELDGKPLYHDIKKFLATREHPENATNGQNRSLRRLANHIFLNGEILYRRTPYLGLLRCVDATKATRLLEEIYAAMCGPHMNGLTLAKKILRAGYIWMTMESDSIIYIQKCHQCHIHKDFIRVPPNELNIMGLP, from the coding sequence ATGAAGgagctatgcaagaagttcatAAAGATTGAGTTTAAGCACATCCCTAGGATTAAGAACGAGTTCACCGATGCCCTTGCAACCCTATCTTCTATGATTCACCGTCCAGACAAGACCTATATCGACCCTAACGACATAGAGATCAGGGATCAACATGCCTATTGCTTCCATGTAGATAAAGAACTAGATGGTAAACCATTGTATCATGACATCAAGAAATTCCTTGCAACCAGAGAACACCCGGAGaatgctactaatggtcaaaaTCGATCCCTTAGGAGGCTAGCAAACCACATTTTCCTTAATGGGgaaattctgtacagaaggaccCCATAtttaggtttgttgagatgtgtagacgCTACTAAGGCCACCAGATTATTGGAGGAAATATATGCAGCAATGTGtggaccccacatgaatgggttAACATTAGCCAAGAAGATCTTAAGAGCTGGATAtatttggatgactatggaaagcgaCAGTATCATCTACAttcagaagtgtcaccagtgccatATTCACAAGGATTTCATCCGGGTTCCGCCAAATGAGTTAAACATAATGGGTTTACCCTAG